A region of Thermococcus argininiproducens DNA encodes the following proteins:
- the taw22 gene encoding tRNA (guanine(37)-N1)/4-demethylwyosine(37)-methyltransferase Taw22: MPAIKVKKSEAERVKRLLKKIGVYDGKRRPKRSNEHIFLPVLNPQKVRELGFEIVDIELPMRPQRQIYQSLESVLKNKFTEEELKFVRRYDVIGDIAITQIPPEIEHKQKEIVEGLLTVHPFLKVIARKGFHTGAFRIREYSIIWGENRLTTIHKENGVKIKVDLSKVFFNPRMKGERYRLAQLANDGEKILLLFAGVLPYALVLARYKNVSITAVELNKEAVALGIENIELNKHRLKGKIEIIQGDVFAIVPKLGNFDRVISPTPKGVDALNLALKKAEKWVHYYEFVHENELEEFKQRILRECKKLGKECEVKIKKVSDFKPHVYKVCADIKILN; encoded by the coding sequence ATGCCAGCAATAAAAGTAAAGAAAAGTGAGGCTGAAAGGGTCAAGAGACTTCTCAAAAAAATAGGGGTATATGATGGCAAGCGAAGACCAAAAAGATCTAACGAGCATATTTTCCTTCCAGTACTAAATCCACAAAAAGTGAGAGAACTAGGATTTGAAATAGTTGATATTGAGCTTCCAATGAGACCCCAAAGACAGATATACCAAAGTCTTGAAAGCGTTTTAAAGAACAAGTTTACAGAAGAAGAGCTAAAATTCGTACGGCGGTATGATGTAATTGGTGATATAGCAATCACCCAGATACCTCCAGAGATCGAGCATAAGCAAAAAGAGATTGTAGAGGGTCTCCTAACAGTCCACCCATTTCTTAAAGTTATAGCAAGAAAAGGTTTTCATACTGGAGCTTTTAGAATACGAGAGTACTCAATAATCTGGGGAGAAAATCGCTTAACAACAATCCACAAGGAAAACGGTGTGAAGATCAAGGTGGATTTAAGCAAAGTTTTCTTTAACCCAAGGATGAAAGGGGAAAGATATAGGCTGGCCCAACTTGCCAATGATGGTGAAAAAATTCTCTTGCTTTTTGCTGGAGTACTTCCCTATGCTCTTGTTCTCGCCAGATATAAGAATGTCAGCATTACAGCAGTAGAGCTCAATAAAGAGGCTGTAGCTTTAGGCATTGAAAACATTGAGTTAAATAAACACCGACTCAAAGGAAAGATAGAGATTATCCAAGGAGATGTCTTTGCCATTGTTCCAAAGCTGGGAAATTTCGATAGAGTTATAAGTCCAACCCCTAAGGGAGTAGATGCTCTAAACTTAGCTTTAAAAAAGGCTGAAAAGTGGGTTCATTACTACGAGTTTGTTCATGAAAATGAGCTTGAAGAATTTAAACAGCGGATTCTTAGAGAATGTAAAAAGCTTGGAAAGGAGTGTGAAGTTAAAATAAAGAAGGTATCTGATTTTAAACCCCATGTGTATAAGGTGTGTGCTGATATTAAGATTCTTAACTAA
- a CDS encoding DUF835 domain-containing protein gives MTINLYGLITGLVIMQIGIFGVFKAYKYYRSLKEPRKILAKILLISFILFTLGSIGVIIDSISQKHLWEIGAISFTASYLYLATSLLRYLYITMEERKETKRTVEKRSKLPISGAYIIRKPLSPERIEFFFRYSSGLLVISRTQKPLWVKKYGLEPDKFLWISRMEGKDKADPLKLHVIQDEILKFIRRRKGGCVIYFEGIEYLMLYNEFTSVAKFFFSLKDYAISGDSLLILYLPPKILETSQEATILKEFKVREEKELVREISQKLLANMLEGEDKNASNKSKEK, from the coding sequence ATGACCATTAATTTATACGGGCTAATAACAGGCCTCGTGATAATGCAAATAGGAATTTTTGGGGTTTTTAAGGCTTATAAATACTATCGCTCACTTAAAGAACCGAGAAAGATTTTGGCTAAAATACTTTTGATATCTTTTATACTCTTCACTTTGGGTTCAATTGGCGTTATTATCGACTCTATCAGCCAGAAACACTTGTGGGAAATAGGAGCAATTTCTTTTACTGCTTCCTATCTCTATCTTGCAACATCATTACTGCGATACTTATACATCACCATGGAGGAGAGAAAGGAAACAAAAAGGACAGTCGAAAAACGTAGTAAGTTACCTATATCTGGAGCTTATATAATAAGAAAACCTCTTTCTCCAGAAAGAATTGAGTTTTTCTTCAGATATTCAAGTGGATTGCTTGTAATAAGCAGGACTCAAAAGCCACTCTGGGTTAAAAAGTATGGGCTAGAGCCGGATAAATTTCTCTGGATAAGTAGGATGGAAGGAAAAGATAAAGCAGATCCACTAAAACTACATGTAATTCAAGATGAGATCCTTAAATTCATTAGACGGCGCAAAGGTGGATGCGTGATTTACTTTGAGGGGATTGAATATCTGATGTTGTACAATGAATTTACTTCTGTCGCGAAATTCTTCTTTTCACTAAAAGACTATGCAATTTCAGGGGACTCTTTGCTGATTCTATATCTACCTCCGAAGATATTAGAGACTTCTCAAGAGGCTACAATTCTTAAAGAATTCAAAGTAAGGGAAGAAAAAGAGTTAGTTAGAGAAATCTCACAAAAACTACTTGCAAACATGTTGGAGGGTGAAGATAAGAATGCCAGCAATAAAAGTAAAGAAAAGTGA
- the moaA gene encoding GTP 3',8-cyclase MoaA, whose product MLVDRFGRPVTNLRISLTHECNLNCFYCHREGQTLNFQEMSPEEIERIVRIASKLGVKKVKLTGGEPTVREDIVEIVRRIRPYVVDLSMTTNGTTMNILGEALKDAGLDRVNISLDTLDRNKYKEITGFDVLPQVIKGIKKAVRLFSPVKLNMVVMKGLNDDEIWDMVDYAAQNNAVLQLIEIEVPREMENSWFFKKYFYPLKPLEEEFQKIAIETKERRMHRRKKYFIPTKYGTAEVEIVRSMHNTVFCANCTRIRLTSSGHLKTCLLRKDDLVDIVTPIRNGASDEELIEIFKKAILMREPYWK is encoded by the coding sequence ATCTTAGTGGATCGTTTTGGAAGGCCAGTCACGAACCTTAGGATCTCTCTAACTCATGAGTGTAACTTGAACTGCTTCTACTGTCACAGAGAAGGCCAAACACTCAACTTTCAAGAGATGAGTCCAGAAGAGATAGAACGAATAGTCAGAATAGCCTCAAAGCTGGGGGTAAAAAAAGTAAAACTAACTGGAGGGGAACCAACAGTAAGAGAAGATATAGTTGAGATAGTAAGAAGGATAAGACCGTATGTCGTCGATCTGTCAATGACAACAAATGGAACAACGATGAACATCCTAGGGGAAGCCTTAAAAGATGCAGGACTTGATAGGGTAAATATAAGTCTAGACACATTAGATAGGAATAAATATAAGGAGATCACAGGTTTTGACGTACTCCCACAGGTTATCAAGGGGATAAAAAAGGCAGTTAGGCTTTTCTCTCCCGTTAAACTAAATATGGTTGTTATGAAAGGGCTTAATGACGATGAAATTTGGGATATGGTGGACTATGCTGCCCAAAATAACGCTGTTCTTCAGCTTATTGAAATCGAAGTTCCTAGAGAGATGGAAAACTCGTGGTTTTTTAAGAAATATTTTTATCCATTAAAGCCATTAGAGGAAGAATTCCAAAAGATTGCTATAGAAACGAAGGAAAGAAGAATGCACAGAAGGAAAAAATACTTCATACCAACAAAATATGGCACAGCTGAAGTTGAGATAGTTAGATCGATGCATAATACCGTTTTTTGTGCAAACTGTACAAGGATAAGGTTAACCTCAAGTGGTCATCTAAAAACATGTCTCCTTAGAAAAGATGACCTAGTAGATATCGTGACCCCAATAAGAAATGGAGCCAGTGATGAAGAGCTTATTGAAATCTTTAAGAAAGCTATTCTCATGAGAGAACCCTATTGGAAGTGA